A stretch of Fundicoccus culcitae DNA encodes these proteins:
- a CDS encoding LacI family DNA-binding transcriptional regulator, whose protein sequence is MQSAPASINSLVIDYPKEVNEVRNVTIKDIARLSGVSVATVSRVINNNGRFSEETRQKVLQVIEETGYQMNFSAKSLRMNRSFTIGILVPDISNYFFADVVQQIEEKFFELGYSTIICNTARNSDKEQKYLTILESKSVDGIIVISGASEEGIEFNFEKTIPYICIDRKPKDEKNTLFISSNHYQGGFIATEKLIELGSKQPVIVLHQLLTSSSKERAKGFVDAMKKNSLYFDETVNQLILGTEQDDITQQVTDFLTKHPETDSFFTTNDILALKILKIVKTLGINIPASLKVIGFDDVPSSQYSTPTLSSIRQNTEEIARVATKSLLAFIDGDDKQQGKQILIPVELVSRESIE, encoded by the coding sequence ATGCAATCAGCGCCAGCATCAATCAATTCTTTAGTAATCGATTACCCAAAAGAGGTGAATGAAGTGAGAAATGTAACGATTAAAGACATAGCCCGCTTAAGTGGGGTTTCTGTAGCGACCGTGTCGCGGGTTATTAATAATAATGGGCGTTTTTCTGAAGAAACGAGGCAAAAAGTCCTTCAAGTGATTGAAGAAACGGGCTATCAAATGAATTTTAGTGCCAAAAGTTTGCGGATGAATCGATCCTTTACCATCGGTATTTTGGTTCCGGATATTTCAAATTACTTCTTTGCGGATGTCGTGCAGCAAATTGAAGAAAAGTTTTTTGAACTAGGATATTCAACCATCATTTGTAACACCGCCCGCAACTCAGATAAGGAGCAAAAATACCTAACTATTTTAGAAAGTAAGTCCGTCGATGGTATCATTGTGATTTCGGGGGCGAGCGAAGAAGGCATCGAGTTCAATTTTGAAAAGACCATTCCTTACATTTGTATTGACCGCAAGCCTAAAGATGAAAAAAATACGTTGTTCATTTCGTCCAATCACTATCAGGGAGGCTTTATTGCGACCGAAAAGTTGATTGAATTGGGATCCAAGCAACCGGTCATTGTTCTACATCAATTATTGACCTCATCTTCAAAAGAGCGGGCGAAAGGTTTTGTTGACGCCATGAAAAAGAACAGTTTGTACTTTGATGAAACGGTCAACCAACTCATTTTAGGCACGGAACAGGATGATATTACCCAACAAGTCACTGATTTCTTAACCAAACATCCCGAAACCGATAGTTTTTTCACCACCAATGATATTCTTGCCTTGAAAATTCTTAAAATCGTAAAGACCCTAGGAATAAATATCCCTGCTTCACTAAAAGTGATTGGTTTCGATGATGTCCCAAGTTCTCAATATTCAACGCCGACTTTATCCTCTATTAGGCAAAACACCGAAGAAATTGCCCGCGTAGCAACTAAAAGTTTACTAGCGTTTATCGATGGCGATGATAAGCAACAGGGTAAACAGATATTAATCCCCGTCGAACTAGTCAGCCGCGAATCCATTGAATGA
- a CDS encoding DUF6448 family protein, giving the protein MFKRNKLMAFVGIIGLGGSLLAPLTAEAHCDTHAGPTYEALQNAIEENDFNHISYWVLPDSEAELKSTFDTTMSVMSKTEDEETLQLAEDYLFENFVRLHRAGEGAPYTGISDEAVDEGVALADQSITAESLQPLEDGGFITDENRTHVEAVFATLLERIDFDVEDTEAGRAYVESYVEFTHLFESGHAEDVEHHEGH; this is encoded by the coding sequence ATGTTTAAACGAAATAAATTAATGGCTTTTGTAGGGATTATCGGTTTAGGTGGCAGCTTATTAGCACCTTTAACAGCAGAGGCTCACTGCGATACACACGCGGGTCCTACCTATGAAGCACTGCAAAATGCCATTGAAGAAAACGACTTTAACCATATTTCTTATTGGGTTCTTCCAGACAGTGAAGCGGAACTAAAAAGCACCTTCGATACCACGATGAGTGTTATGAGTAAAACAGAAGATGAAGAAACGTTACAGTTGGCGGAGGATTATTTATTTGAAAACTTCGTTCGTTTACACCGTGCAGGTGAAGGCGCTCCATACACCGGTATTTCAGACGAAGCGGTCGATGAAGGGGTCGCTTTAGCTGATCAAAGTATTACTGCTGAATCCTTACAACCTTTAGAGGATGGCGGCTTTATTACCGATGAAAACCGTACACATGTCGAAGCAGTCTTTGCTACTTTACTCGAACGGATAGACTTTGATGTAGAAGATACCGAAGCCGGCCGTGCCTATGTCGAATCCTATGTTGAATTTACACATTTGTTCGAAAGTGGCCACGCTGAAGATGTAGAACACCATGAGGGACATTGA
- a CDS encoding NUDIX hydrolase, which produces MEYWDLYDKEGQLVSQKHPSSEQIPDGLYHLVVTLLIQHENGPILLTQRSHAKKIFPGKWEATISGRVQVGEDYVAEIQRELKEELGWQLNDIELINSVVDEQFQIIIYNLYARVDVPHDPIVFNEAEISDYRWGSVEEMLLLIRQETIIEYSKRDFSLYPLVRLGEN; this is translated from the coding sequence ATGGAGTATTGGGATTTATATGATAAGGAAGGTCAGTTGGTGTCACAGAAGCATCCGAGTAGCGAACAAATCCCGGATGGCTTGTATCATCTGGTGGTCACCTTACTGATACAGCACGAAAATGGTCCGATTTTGTTGACGCAAAGGAGTCACGCTAAAAAGATTTTTCCTGGCAAGTGGGAAGCGACGATTAGTGGTCGAGTGCAAGTTGGGGAGGATTATGTGGCGGAGATTCAGCGGGAGTTAAAGGAAGAATTGGGTTGGCAATTAAATGACATCGAGCTGATTAATTCCGTGGTTGATGAGCAGTTTCAGATTATTATTTATAATTTATATGCTAGAGTGGATGTGCCGCATGATCCTATTGTGTTTAACGAGGCAGAGATTAGTGATTATCGATGGGGGTCGGTGGAGGAGATGTTGTTGTTGATTCGGCAAGAAACGATTATTGAATATAGCAAGCGAGATTTTTCCTTGTATCCGTTGGTGCGGCTGGGAGAAAACTAG
- a CDS encoding dihydroxyacetone kinase subunit DhaK: MNYFLKDMGDNQIVDQLIDGFVAAYSHRIIRIPGSRIIQKLKPDKDKVVIISGGGSGHEPAHIGYVGDNMLDVAVMGNIFEPPTAAEVFQAIQASYNGHGTLLIIKNFEKDVASFLEGERMAIETGYVVDHVIVNDDCSIESATFEKRKKGVAGTIFIHKILGTASAQGLSLSELVALGNQTIQATKTLGVAFSGTKPIGDKPSQYSLKPNEMYFGIGIHGEPGYRIEEMKSSERIALELTNKLITQYERAELKSVAIIVNGLGSATLLELSIFLNHVMQLLDIADIAVEFKLLGNFMTSYNTNGLSLTFLNLFDAKILDLLQEDTNAFAWKH, encoded by the coding sequence ATGAATTATTTTCTAAAAGACATGGGCGACAACCAGATTGTTGACCAATTAATCGACGGCTTTGTTGCAGCCTATTCCCATAGGATTATACGTATCCCTGGCAGTCGTATTATCCAGAAATTAAAGCCGGACAAAGATAAGGTTGTCATCATCAGTGGTGGTGGGAGCGGTCATGAACCTGCTCACATAGGCTATGTTGGCGACAATATGCTGGATGTGGCGGTCATGGGGAATATTTTTGAACCGCCAACGGCTGCAGAAGTGTTCCAGGCTATCCAAGCAAGTTATAATGGTCACGGGACATTATTGATTATTAAAAACTTTGAAAAAGATGTCGCTAGTTTCCTGGAAGGCGAGAGGATGGCAATTGAAACAGGCTATGTGGTCGATCATGTGATTGTCAATGATGACTGTTCGATTGAGTCGGCGACTTTTGAAAAGCGCAAGAAAGGCGTTGCGGGGACGATATTTATTCATAAAATACTGGGCACGGCTAGTGCACAGGGGCTGTCCTTATCCGAGCTGGTTGCTTTGGGCAATCAGACGATTCAAGCGACTAAAACACTAGGTGTCGCTTTTTCAGGCACAAAGCCGATTGGTGATAAGCCTTCACAATACAGCTTAAAGCCCAATGAAATGTATTTTGGCATCGGCATTCATGGGGAACCGGGCTATCGGATTGAAGAAATGAAGTCCTCCGAAAGAATCGCTTTGGAGTTAACCAATAAGTTAATTACGCAGTATGAAAGAGCAGAATTGAAAAGCGTGGCTATAATTGTAAACGGTTTAGGGAGTGCAACCTTGTTAGAGTTGTCGATTTTTTTGAATCACGTGATGCAATTATTAGACATTGCTGACATTGCGGTGGAATTTAAATTACTAGGAAATTTTATGACCTCCTATAATACGAATGGTTTATCGTTAACGTTTTTGAATCTTTTTGATGCAAAGATTTTGGATTTATTACAGGAAGACACGAACGCATTTGCTTGGAAACACTAG
- a CDS encoding uracil-xanthine permease family protein codes for MNAKDNEVIGYLPDERPAFGRLMLYALQHVIVMFPATVAVALITNFHISTTIFASGLATLAFILVTKGQIPLYYGSSFSYVAAIAGLMGSEALSGLPLNDKIAHAQFGIILSGFVSIIAGVIVNRSGKDKIEKILPATITGPIAMIIGLTLASNALLDATSIAIDSAGTIGVAADQIQLAENMAWVISLVTLLSTILFSVYLKGLWGQLPLILGPAVGLVTALVVRAVTGIDLFKSLPEVANQGVFALPIFTMPIPNWASVAAIMPIALATIPESTAHVYQLDIYVNDLAEKKGKPRYNIADKLGLNLIGDGIGDIVSGFVGGPAGTNYGENISAMAITRVYSVPVIIAAAIIAMVIACFTPLVNAIYSIPNAVIGGLEIYLFGAIAAQGIAIMVDKKVDLFDSKNIAVIATIMIIGVGGQYAFGGNIPFFGIEIPSVAGASIFGIILNFILNLGSKKEATV; via the coding sequence ATGAATGCGAAAGATAATGAAGTGATTGGTTACTTGCCGGATGAGCGGCCTGCCTTTGGGCGGTTGATGTTATATGCCTTGCAACATGTGATTGTCATGTTCCCGGCGACGGTGGCGGTGGCCTTAATTACTAATTTTCATATTTCGACGACGATTTTTGCGAGTGGGTTGGCGACGCTGGCATTTATTCTGGTGACAAAGGGTCAAATCCCCTTGTATTATGGCTCTAGTTTTTCATATGTTGCGGCGATTGCGGGTTTGATGGGTTCGGAGGCTTTGTCTGGCTTACCGTTGAATGATAAAATTGCTCATGCTCAATTTGGAATTATTTTATCGGGTTTTGTATCTATTATAGCGGGGGTCATTGTCAATAGGTCAGGTAAGGATAAAATTGAAAAAATATTGCCGGCAACGATCACGGGGCCGATTGCGATGATTATTGGTTTAACGTTAGCCAGCAATGCTTTGTTAGACGCCACGTCGATTGCGATTGATTCGGCGGGTACGATTGGGGTGGCAGCTGATCAAATTCAATTAGCGGAGAATATGGCTTGGGTTATCTCACTGGTTACGCTCTTATCCACTATTTTGTTTTCGGTTTATTTAAAAGGTCTGTGGGGGCAACTGCCATTAATTTTGGGACCTGCGGTAGGATTGGTGACAGCTTTAGTTGTCCGTGCCGTTACGGGCATTGATTTATTTAAGTCTTTACCCGAAGTAGCGAATCAAGGAGTCTTTGCTTTACCAATCTTTACGATGCCGATTCCAAACTGGGCATCGGTGGCGGCGATTATGCCCATTGCCTTGGCGACGATTCCTGAATCAACCGCGCATGTTTATCAACTTGATATCTATGTCAACGACTTGGCAGAGAAAAAAGGTAAGCCACGTTATAACATCGCCGATAAATTGGGCTTAAACCTGATTGGGGATGGGATTGGTGATATTGTTTCTGGTTTCGTCGGTGGTCCGGCTGGAACGAACTACGGTGAAAACATTAGCGCCATGGCCATTACACGGGTTTATTCCGTTCCCGTCATTATTGCTGCGGCCATTATCGCCATGGTGATTGCCTGTTTCACGCCTCTAGTAAATGCCATCTATTCGATTCCTAATGCCGTCATCGGCGGTTTAGAAATTTATTTGTTTGGGGCTATTGCGGCCCAAGGCATTGCGATTATGGTGGACAAGAAAGTCGATCTTTTCGATTCAAAAAATATCGCTGTTATCGCTACGATTATGATTATCGGGGTTGGTGGTCAGTACGCTTTTGGGGGTAATATTCCTTTCTTCGGGATTGAAATCCCATCCGTGGCTGGAGCTTCCATTTTCGGGATTATCTTGAATTTTATTTTAAACTTAGGTAGTAAGAAAGAAGCAACCGTATAA
- a CDS encoding DUF7916 family protein, with amino-acid sequence MIDAGADCIDLPCPGTRGGITTEMIRELVEFTHRYKPGTLAMCFLNSSVECADPATISQVALKMKETGADIHAIGDGGFGGCTPPKNIYQLSVSLKGEHYTWFRMASVNK; translated from the coding sequence TTGATTGATGCTGGCGCTGATTGCATTGACCTCCCTTGTCCCGGTACACGTGGTGGTATTACTACGGAAATGATTCGTGAGTTGGTTGAGTTCACGCACCGCTACAAACCAGGCACCTTGGCTATGTGTTTCTTGAACTCTTCCGTTGAATGTGCTGACCCTGCCACTATTTCGCAAGTGGCTTTAAAAATGAAAGAAACTGGCGCCGATATCCACGCCATCGGTGACGGTGGGTTCGGTGGTTGTACCCCACCTAAAAACATTTATCAACTGTCCGTTTCACTTAAAGGTGAACACTACACTTGGTTTAGAATGGCTAGTGTGAATAAATAA
- a CDS encoding ABC transporter ATP-binding protein has protein sequence MAEVILRTENLKKAYATKSGKPHEAVKGITMDVKKGEIFGFLGPNGAGKSTTINMLTTQLISTSGDIYIDGESLVDNPAKARQKIGVVAQHNNLDRGLTARENLIYHAMYFGIDKDVANKRADDLLEKFGLTDRQHDYVKTYSGGMAQRLKIARAIMHEPEIIFLDEPTTGLDPAYREILWNQMLELNKEGTTIFLTTHYMEEPEQLCDRVAIVDKGEMQAIGTVDELKAMMPTNNIVYLRLKDMKEAYTEQAKELPGIDDVTIQDGVLQLYTSEKHPDLNAILNWVNELGTTLEDIRLSQVSLNDVFIYLTEDKKEMKGAE, from the coding sequence ATGGCTGAAGTTATTTTACGGACGGAGAATTTGAAGAAGGCTTATGCGACTAAGTCTGGGAAACCACATGAGGCGGTAAAAGGGATAACGATGGATGTGAAAAAGGGTGAGATTTTTGGGTTTTTAGGACCGAATGGTGCGGGGAAAAGTACAACGATTAATATGTTGACGACACAACTCATATCGACATCCGGCGATATTTATATAGATGGGGAGTCTTTAGTGGATAACCCTGCGAAAGCGCGGCAGAAAATTGGGGTAGTGGCGCAGCATAATAATTTGGATCGGGGTTTGACGGCGCGGGAGAATTTGATTTATCATGCCATGTATTTTGGGATTGATAAGGATGTTGCCAATAAGCGGGCGGATGACCTTTTGGAGAAGTTTGGTTTGACGGATCGCCAACATGATTATGTTAAAACATATTCCGGTGGGATGGCGCAACGGTTGAAAATTGCGCGTGCGATTATGCATGAGCCAGAGATTATCTTTTTGGATGAGCCAACGACGGGATTGGATCCCGCTTACCGTGAGATTTTGTGGAATCAAATGTTGGAGTTAAACAAAGAGGGTACAACGATTTTTCTAACGACGCATTATATGGAAGAACCTGAGCAATTGTGTGATCGGGTGGCGATTGTGGATAAGGGTGAAATGCAAGCGATTGGGACCGTGGATGAATTAAAAGCCATGATGCCGACGAATAATATTGTGTATTTGCGCCTGAAAGATATGAAAGAAGCGTATACGGAACAAGCTAAGGAATTGCCGGGCATTGATGATGTGACGATTCAAGATGGCGTGTTGCAGTTGTATACTTCTGAGAAACATCCGGATTTGAATGCTATTTTGAATTGGGTGAATGAGTTGGGAACAACGTTAGAAGATATTCGACTTAGCCAAGTTTCCTTGAATGATGTATTTATTTATTTGACAGAAGATAAAAAAGAAATGAAGGGGGCGGAATAA
- the dhaL gene encoding dihydroxyacetone kinase subunit DhaL: protein MDVSQTIKWMEIFHAKINENKQTLNLLDTPIGDGDHGSNMVRGMNAVWEGLEEGQPGDVPTALKIIAKNLLSKVGGSAGPLYGSAFLGMAKSMQAGGSFPEAIQQAAESIMQRGKSTTGEKTMNDVWVPVAQALQAGTLTDESIDQLVQSTAQMKATKGRASYVGDRSMGHVDPGAYSSGLLFKALIEVEGEK, encoded by the coding sequence ATGGATGTTAGTCAAACAATCAAATGGATGGAAATCTTTCACGCAAAAATAAATGAAAACAAACAAACGCTAAACTTACTTGATACCCCCATCGGTGATGGGGATCATGGGAGCAATATGGTACGCGGTATGAATGCGGTCTGGGAAGGACTGGAAGAAGGTCAACCAGGCGATGTTCCGACAGCCTTAAAAATTATTGCCAAAAATCTCTTAAGTAAAGTCGGCGGTTCAGCTGGGCCATTATATGGTTCTGCTTTTCTAGGCATGGCTAAAAGTATGCAAGCAGGAGGCAGTTTCCCCGAAGCTATCCAGCAAGCGGCCGAAAGTATTATGCAAAGAGGGAAATCAACCACCGGCGAAAAAACCATGAATGATGTTTGGGTGCCAGTCGCGCAAGCACTGCAAGCAGGAACATTAACCGATGAAAGCATCGATCAATTGGTGCAATCCACGGCCCAAATGAAGGCCACCAAAGGACGTGCCTCTTACGTCGGCGACCGTTCGATGGGCCATGTTGACCCAGGTGCTTATTCATCCGGTCTGTTATTTAAAGCGTTAATCGAAGTGGAAGGTGAAAAATAA
- a CDS encoding MIP/aquaporin family protein encodes MEYVGEFLGTFILVLLGNGVVAGSVLKDTKATSTGWVMITLGWAAAVTIGVLVSGFYSPAHINPAMTIAMATIGAISWDVVPGFIIAQLLGAMLAAIVLYVHYLPHWEISDADSVLASFSTAPAKRDVFSNLFGEMLSTAVLVVGVMAMGPNNLAGGIAPIMVGLIVLAIGLSLGATTGYAINPARDLGPRIVHQFLPIKGKRDSDWGYAWIPVVGPILGGIIGAVLYNMVLSGL; translated from the coding sequence ATGGAATACGTTGGCGAATTTCTTGGGACATTTATTCTGGTTCTTCTAGGGAATGGGGTTGTCGCAGGTTCGGTCTTAAAAGACACCAAAGCAACAAGTACAGGTTGGGTTATGATTACGTTAGGATGGGCTGCGGCCGTAACGATTGGGGTTCTGGTTTCAGGTTTTTATAGTCCGGCACATATTAATCCAGCCATGACAATTGCCATGGCAACCATCGGTGCCATTAGTTGGGATGTTGTCCCAGGATTTATTATTGCGCAACTATTAGGCGCTATGTTAGCAGCGATTGTGCTTTATGTCCATTACTTACCCCATTGGGAAATTTCAGACGCTGACTCTGTTTTAGCTTCATTCTCAACCGCACCTGCAAAACGCGATGTCTTTTCCAACCTATTTGGCGAAATGTTAAGTACAGCCGTTTTAGTTGTCGGTGTTATGGCCATGGGTCCAAATAATCTAGCTGGCGGTATAGCACCCATTATGGTGGGTCTCATCGTCTTAGCCATCGGACTTTCCCTTGGAGCCACAACCGGTTACGCCATCAACCCAGCCCGTGACTTAGGCCCAAGAATTGTGCACCAATTCCTACCGATTAAAGGCAAACGCGACTCTGATTGGGGTTACGCTTGGATCCCGGTTGTCGGACCTATATTAGGCGGAATCATCGGCGCCGTACTTTATAATATGGTGTTATCTGGCTTATAA
- the dhaK gene encoding dihydroxyacetone kinase subunit DhaK codes for MKKIINQPENVVDEMINGIVRSNSQLLERVPNTNVIKQINIPNQVALVSGGGSGHEPAHAGFVGDGMLQAAVCGEVFTSPTSDQVYEAIKAVDQGQGVLLIIKNYSGDIMNFEMAQELAEMDDIKVGKVIVDDDIAVEDSTFTQGKRGVAGTVLVHKILGSAARAGASLDELVELGQQVVANIKTVGVALTGATVPEVGQPGFVLADDEIEFGVGIHGEPGYRKEKLTTSKEMASEIVEKLEAAFNWEENEAVGILVNGMGGTPLMEQFVFFNDSYQLLADKNLHIDFTKVGNFMTSIEMQGLSLTVIRLADANWLEHLEADVTTANWI; via the coding sequence GTGAAAAAAATTATCAATCAGCCAGAAAATGTTGTCGATGAAATGATTAATGGTATTGTTCGGTCAAATAGCCAATTACTCGAGCGCGTTCCCAATACAAATGTCATCAAACAAATAAATATCCCCAATCAAGTTGCCTTAGTCAGCGGTGGGGGCAGTGGGCATGAACCAGCCCATGCCGGCTTTGTTGGAGACGGCATGTTACAAGCAGCGGTTTGTGGCGAGGTATTTACTTCACCGACATCGGATCAAGTTTATGAAGCGATTAAAGCCGTTGATCAAGGCCAAGGCGTCCTCTTAATTATCAAAAACTACTCTGGCGACATTATGAATTTCGAAATGGCGCAAGAACTGGCTGAAATGGACGATATTAAAGTAGGTAAAGTGATTGTCGATGATGATATAGCGGTCGAAGATAGTACCTTTACTCAAGGGAAACGCGGCGTTGCCGGAACCGTCTTAGTCCACAAAATTTTAGGGAGTGCAGCCCGTGCTGGCGCTAGCTTAGACGAATTAGTTGAATTAGGACAACAAGTGGTGGCTAATATTAAAACGGTCGGTGTGGCTTTAACCGGTGCAACAGTTCCCGAAGTAGGGCAACCAGGTTTTGTCTTAGCCGATGACGAAATCGAATTTGGGGTCGGTATCCACGGTGAACCAGGCTATCGCAAAGAGAAATTAACGACTTCAAAAGAAATGGCTAGTGAAATTGTTGAAAAATTAGAAGCAGCTTTTAATTGGGAAGAAAATGAAGCTGTTGGGATTTTGGTTAACGGTATGGGTGGAACCCCTTTGATGGAACAATTTGTCTTCTTTAATGATAGCTACCAATTATTAGCGGATAAAAATTTACACATTGACTTCACTAAAGTGGGTAATTTTATGACCTCGATTGAAATGCAAGGGCTATCTTTAACGGTGATTAGATTAGCTGATGCTAATTGGTTAGAACATTTAGAGGCAGATGTAACGACAGCAAATTGGATTTAA
- a CDS encoding TetR-like C-terminal domain-containing protein, which translates to MFTYSGQNSFKKYLKDHTVNLVEKIYCSVTPHLRAEFEQQPNNYNLLITIYANGIVESTIDWILNEPESSEEQFSKNIINYINILLDSLDEFAENTQ; encoded by the coding sequence GTGTTTACTTATTCCGGCCAAAATTCCTTTAAAAAATATCTGAAAGACCATACGGTGAACCTGGTCGAAAAAATCTATTGTTCCGTCACCCCCCACTTGCGCGCTGAATTTGAGCAACAACCCAATAACTACAACTTGCTCATCACCATTTACGCCAATGGCATTGTTGAGTCGACCATCGATTGGATCCTCAATGAACCTGAGAGCTCTGAGGAACAATTTTCTAAGAACATTATCAACTATATAAATATCCTGCTCGATTCACTCGACGAGTTTGCTGAAAACACCCAATGA
- the dhaM gene encoding dihydroxyacetone kinase phosphoryl donor subunit DhaM, which yields MSEYGVVIVSHSKHIAQGVYDLVQEVAKDVAVTYVGGTEDGGIGTSFDGALEAIDSNAKDKLLAFFDLGSARLNLELALEMSDKEVTVYSVPLVEGAYTAAALLQVDSPIEAIVEQLDALTINK from the coding sequence ATGTCAGAATATGGAGTTGTTATCGTTTCACATTCTAAGCACATTGCCCAAGGGGTTTATGATTTAGTTCAAGAAGTCGCAAAAGATGTTGCTGTGACTTATGTTGGTGGTACCGAAGATGGTGGCATTGGTACAAGTTTTGATGGTGCTTTAGAAGCCATTGATAGCAATGCTAAAGATAAACTCTTAGCCTTTTTCGATTTAGGTAGTGCCAGACTCAATTTGGAATTAGCGCTTGAAATGAGTGATAAAGAGGTCACCGTATACAGTGTGCCCCTAGTTGAAGGCGCCTATACCGCAGCGGCCTTATTGCAAGTAGACTCACCGATTGAAGCCATTGTAGAACAATTAGACGCATTAACCATCAATAAATAA
- a CDS encoding GntP family permease: protein MEILGSIGVLLGVFIIILLAVRGLNVLIAAPIATAVVVLFNEMNIFETLLGTGSQQFMGALGNYVVNFFAVFLLGSILAKLMEESGATVSIANYILDKFGKDKPYSVLVAIFIISAVLTYGGISLFVVMFAIIPLARSLFKKLDISWHLIQVPLWLGIATITMTMLPGTPAIQNVIPIQYLGTSLTAAPIPSILGSIGTVIFGLTYMRYVLNKSLAKGENYATHTNDETVEIELENLPSFASSIAPLLVLITIAITGSVFGNDFWRTNVIYFALLIGILLGYFLFRPYITDIVKVLNIGAVSSMSPLITTATSVAFGAVVMSVPGFTFFADLMLNVPGGPLVALTVLTAVMSGITGSTSGALGIVIPAYGQYFLDAGVHPEMIHRVASVGANFLTLVPHGGAMLTFLMISGLTHKNGFKDAFNTAFFGSLVAQVIIIISGSFIY, encoded by the coding sequence GTGGAAATTTTAGGTTCAATTGGCGTGTTATTAGGTGTATTTATTATTATTTTGCTAGCTGTTCGTGGGTTAAATGTTTTGATAGCAGCCCCCATCGCTACAGCGGTTGTCGTCTTGTTTAATGAAATGAATATCTTTGAAACGCTTCTGGGTACAGGTTCGCAGCAATTCATGGGCGCACTGGGAAATTATGTCGTGAATTTCTTTGCGGTTTTCTTACTGGGCTCTATCTTAGCCAAGCTCATGGAAGAGAGCGGGGCAACCGTGTCGATTGCCAACTATATTTTAGATAAATTTGGTAAGGATAAACCTTACAGCGTCTTAGTAGCGATATTTATTATCAGTGCGGTCTTGACTTATGGTGGGATTAGTTTGTTTGTCGTGATGTTCGCGATTATTCCTTTGGCGCGTTCGCTGTTCAAAAAATTGGATATTTCTTGGCATTTGATTCAGGTGCCGCTGTGGCTAGGGATTGCGACCATTACCATGACCATGTTGCCTGGGACACCGGCGATTCAAAACGTGATCCCTATCCAATATTTAGGCACGTCGCTGACCGCTGCGCCCATCCCAAGTATTTTAGGAAGTATTGGGACAGTTATTTTTGGTTTGACATATATGCGCTACGTTTTAAATAAAAGTCTGGCTAAAGGTGAAAATTATGCCACCCATACGAACGACGAGACTGTGGAGATTGAACTAGAAAACCTGCCATCTTTTGCCAGTAGTATTGCCCCTTTGTTAGTGTTGATTACCATTGCGATTACAGGAAGTGTTTTCGGTAACGACTTCTGGCGCACCAATGTCATCTACTTTGCCTTGTTAATCGGTATTCTGCTGGGGTATTTCCTATTCAGACCTTATATTACCGATATCGTGAAAGTGCTGAATATCGGTGCCGTTAGTTCGATGAGCCCTCTGATTACAACGGCAACCTCGGTGGCCTTTGGTGCAGTCGTGATGTCAGTGCCTGGCTTTACGTTCTTTGCTGATTTGATGCTCAATGTTCCGGGCGGCCCATTGGTTGCTTTGACGGTCTTAACCGCAGTTATGTCGGGCATCACCGGCTCAACCTCAGGTGCGTTAGGGATTGTTATCCCCGCTTACGGCCAGTATTTCTTAGATGCTGGCGTGCATCCTGAGATGATTCACCGTGTCGCATCCGTCGGGGCCAACTTCCTAACCCTTGTCCCACATGGCGGCGCTATGCTGACCTTCCTAATGATCAGCGGCCTTACCCACAAAAACGGCTTCAAAGACGCCTTCAACACGGCCTTCTTTGGCTCCTTAGTAGCCCAAGTAATTATTATCATTAGCGGATCCTTTATTTATTAA